GATTGGACCATCAAATGGGGAGGGATTTTAGGAGGGACAGCATTAACTGTCATTTTAATCTCAAGCCATTTCACCTTGATTATGCTTCCGAACTTAGAAATTTATGAGATTCCGATGGCGATAATTATGAAGCAGATAGCACCTTTTTTTTATTGGATATTTGTCCTTGTTATTTATGGGGAAATCTTCACTTCAGTCATTGGAAATGTTTTTGGACTCGATCGTCAGTTAAAGCAATTTGTTAATGTCCCTACTTTCATTACCATTTCAGCAATCTTTATCATTTCTTATATTATCAGTCTTATTGACTATAGTAAACTTTTGTCTAATCTTTACCCATTGTTTGGCTATATTAGCCTTATCTTTTTTGTCCTTTTATGGTTGAAGCCTCTAAACGATAAAGTAAATAAATCATAAAAATAGGAAAAGCATTGTCCATTATTTAGACAGGTGCTTTTCCTATTTTAACGGTAAAATAATAAAAATCATGATGTCAAAAACAATATGGGAAACAATGACTAATGGCATGCTTCTCTTCCATAGATATAGTGCACCCCACATAAGCCCAGAAAGGAATGCTGCAAGCATTAAGATTAGTGTACCTGAATAAATATGAACGGAAGCATAAAGAAGTGCACCAATGAAAATACTCGTTAATGGTCCGAAGTAGTGAAGCAGTCTTTTTTGAACAAATCCGCGCCAAAAGAGTTCTTCCCCAGGAGCTGCCACTAAAATTAGTGCAAGGTACTGCCAAAATAGTGCAGGAGCAAACCAGCGATAGAGTTTATTAACACTTTTCTCAAAAGGCAGATTTAGAACGTCAAAGGCTTGAAGCCCCATCCAAAAAACCAAATACAAGATTAATCCTGAAACAGTACCTAGAGAGAGATATTTAAAAAATGATGCTTCATCATCCACAGCTTCTTGAAACATCGCATAAGTAATCAAAATAAGGAGTGAACCAGTAAATATATACCAGAAAATTACCCGGTCATAAAAAGTGAAATACATAAGTGCATGAGAAATGATTAGCCCAGTAATTAGTCGAAGATCAAAATTGCGATTCTTCAAGTATCGATTACCTCCTTTCTAACAATAA
This Neobacillus sp. YX16 DNA region includes the following protein-coding sequences:
- a CDS encoding CPBP family intramembrane glutamic endopeptidase translates to MKNRNFDLRLITGLIISHALMYFTFYDRVIFWYIFTGSLLILITYAMFQEAVDDEASFFKYLSLGTVSGLILYLVFWMGLQAFDVLNLPFEKSVNKLYRWFAPALFWQYLALILVAAPGEELFWRGFVQKRLLHYFGPLTSIFIGALLYASVHIYSGTLILMLAAFLSGLMWGALYLWKRSMPLVIVSHIVFDIMIFIILPLK